TCCTGTTTTACCAAAACCTGTCATCACTTCATCGGCAATAGTTAAGACTTTGTTTTGGCTACAAATCTGAATTAATTTTGCCAAGGCTTCCGGTTCGTACATTACCATTCCCGCTGCACCTTGTACCAAAGGTTCAAAAATAAATCCGGCGCAATTATGATTTTGAATCACATTTCTTAAAGCGTCAAAACTCTCTTGCTCCTGCCCTTTGATCGGTACCGGAATTCTAACCACATCAATAAACATTCCTTGAAAAGCTTGTGTATAAAATGAAATTCCGCTTGCTGCCATTGCCGCAAAAGTATCTCCATGAAAAGCATTTTCGAAAGCAATAATTGTAGTTCGTTTTTCGCCTTTGTTAAAGAAATATTGCAAAGCTACTTTAATCGCTACTTCAACTGCAGTTGAACCATTATCCGAAAAGAATATCTTTTGCTGATTTTTCGGCAAGATTTCGATAAGTTTTTCAGCCACATTTATTGCCGGTTCATGTGTAAAACCGCCAAACAAAACGTGCTCTAAAGTCGTTAATTGTTTATAAATCGCATCTGCAATAATTTTATTACTATGCCCAAACGGATTTACCCACCAAGAAGCTATTGCGTCAATATATTCTTTATTGTTTTCGTCCCAAAGCAATGCACCTTCACCTCTGGAAATTGCGATTGGAGTTTGCGACGTTTTGTGTTGTGTATAAGGATGCCAAAGGTATTGGCTGTCTTTTTCTGTTAATGTCATGTTGTTTAGAATATGGATATTAGAGAATAGAAAAGAGACTAAACACTCCAGTTTTAACAAAGATAAGAAAGTCTATTTTCTTTATTCTGTATTCTTTTCTCTATAAATTAAGTAAGTTGTCTCGAAATAATTCCGCATATTCGCGAATTACATTTTGATCAAAATAGGGTTCTTCGTCAATTCTTCCAATGGATTTTATACCTGTTTTATTCAGAATCAAACTTTCTGTAGATTTGTTTTCGCTTCCGCTAAAGATAATCCCTGCAACTTCAAAACCACGATTCCGAATCGCTTCAATCGTTAATAAAGTATGATTAATACTTCCTAAATAATGTCTCGAAACAACAATTACTTTATAATCGGGTTTAATTAAATCTACAATTGTATCCGTTTCATTTAGCGGAACAAAAATTCCTCCCGCGCCTTCGATTACTAAATGATTCTCCGTTTCCGGTTCTTTTATTTCCTTTAAATCAATTGTGATTCCATCAATTTCTGCAGCCAAATGCGGACTTGCAGGCGTATTTAACTTATAGGAGTTTTCGAAAATTTTAGATTTGAGATTGGAGATTTTAGATTTGATTTTGTGACTATCTGAATTGTCTAAATCTCCTGCCTGGATGGGTTTCCAATAATCAGCTTCTAAAGACTCAACAATAATTGAGGAAGCTATGGTTTTACCAACATCCGTTGAAATTCCTGTTACGAATATTTTCATAATGATATGGACCGCAGATAAAACTGATTGAACGGGTTTACTGCGGATTTGTTTTTTTCTATTTGCAAAAACTCAACAAGATAATCGGTGTAAATCGGTTCGATCCTTCATATCCGTGAGCCATGATGCAAAAATACCAATAAACAATAAACCCATCATTACGATGGGTTCTGTTTTTTCTATTCTTCTTTTAATTCGTCTATAACTTTCTTGATTTCTTTGGCAAACTTTCCATAAAACTTATGTACCCACCATTCTAGAGAAATTCCCATAAAAAGCATCGTAAAAACTACAATCGAAAATAAGGCTCCTAATTGATAGTTTGTAAAATCATTTGACAGAAAACCCGGAGCTTCCGAAAATTTTAAATACAGAAAGCCTATTAAATAAAGGATTAAAAAAGGCGTCAAAGCAAATCCAAAGGTTTTGTAAAGCTCCATATTCAATCTTATATCAAAGTACGTTTCGTATAAATTGTCTTTTGTTTTTAAGGTTATTGAACTCAATCTCTTATAAAAGAAATAAAATTTTGCCAAATAATAAATGCAAACCGCCACAAAAAGACTGAAAAGCAAGTAATACAGAGTTGTCATTTTTGGAGGAAAATCATAAAAAGTTGGAATAAACCCGATGAAGATGATTGACAAAACCTGATAAATAAATTCCTTTTTAAGATTTTTTCTAATCTTATCTAATGGCGTATTCGCTTCTTGTATTTTCTCTAAATTGTCTGGAAGAATAACATTATTAGTTTCTTCATTATTCCATGCGTTTTGTATATCGTTAAAATCCATATCCTTGATTTTTAATAATTTCTTTTAGTTTTTCTTTTGCTCTGTTTAATTTCACTCTGGCATTTCCTTCAGAAATCCCAAGATTATCTCCTATTTCTTTATGTGAGAAACCTTCGAGTTGATAAAAAATGATCGCTTTATCTATTTTTTCCAGTTTTTGAACGGCTTTATAAAAGTGATCAATCTGACTTTCTTTTATATGCGAGTCACCTTCGTCTTCCTTAATGTTTTCTGAAGCGATTTCGTATTTATCCACCTTTCGTTTTTCTTTTCTAAGAAAAACAATTGCGGTATTTACTGCAACGCGATACATCCAGGTCGAAAACTGACTTTCATTTCTAAAAGAGTCATACGATTTCCAAAGTTGACAAACAATTTCCTGAAACAAATCTTGTTGATCATCATGATTATCCATATACATCTTAGAAACTTTATACAAGATTCCTTTGTGCTTTTCGATCCGATTTAAAAATTCTTGCTCTTTTTCTTTCAAAACAATACTATTTCATTATTGGTTTTACTGTATATCCTGCTTTTTTCAATAAATTAATTAATCCTAAATCACCCGCCAAATGCGCAGATCCAACCGCCACAAATAAACTTTCTTTTTTCATCATTTCTGGTAAAGCTTTTACCCAATTTAAATTTCTTTCATAAAGCATATATTTTTTTGCTTTATCATTCATTACATTTTCAGTAGTTGTAACTTTATATAATTCTTCTAAATTTTCCTGTTTATAAGCTACTACCATTTCTTTGGTTAATTCTGTATCTGATTCTTCAAGCATTGCGATCATTTCTGAATCTGAATAAGCATCATTCAGCGATTTAAATTGAGATTTCACCGTTTCTAATCCGGCAATTTCCATATTTTTAGCCTTAGTTTTTTCGATAAAATCCATTTCATAGAATTTCAAATCATTACAGCCAAAAGTCTTCATCGATATCAAACTCATCACCGTCACTAAACTAAAAGCATCTACTTGCTGAATAGTCATTCCGGCTGATTTTTTCAATATCGCATCTAATTTCGACAATTGTTCCGGACTCAATCTTTTGCTTAATGGCTCTTTTCCCATCGCCAATTGCTGCATTTCTGCCATTTCTTTTGGATCATTAAAATTAATTTCCAAAACCAATTTCTCAGATGCATCAAATGCTTTTTTTGTTTTATCCGAAAGGGAATAATCTCCTGAACAAATCATATGAATCGTTCCGTACAAATAAGTTGGTTTTGACAATCCGTTTCCTGAGACTTCCCATAAAAGAGAGTTTTCAAGTTTTGGAGATTTTGTCTGTGCGTTTGCTGTTCCGCTAAAAATAAGTATAAATAATAATACTACTGATTTGAATACATTTTTCATTTTGTCGATTGATCTAAGTTGATGATTGAAACTCTTTATGGTTTCCGATTTTGATTACGACTCGTAAGTAATGCAATCGTCAAAACGTTACAAAAAATTTGAAAGTTTTTTAAAGAAGTCAGAAAACAAAGGCATTGAGAGCCCTGTTTTTTTTAAGTAGAGATGTAATTAAACCAAAATGTCACCCTGAGCGGAGTCGAAGGCTTGCAAATTGGAATGGGCTTCGACTTCGCTCAGCCTGACAATCGTATTAAAACTAGTTAAATTCAAATTTACATTTATTGCATTTGTACCTATGTCTTGAATAAAAAGGCATCAAAACAAAAAGTAATGAAAAAACAAAAGCCAAAAGTGTCTTTAAATCTTTTATTGAAGTAACCATTTCTATCTCCTCTGCACCACAATTTGGGCATTTAAGCAGCCTATTATTTTCATCAAAAGAAAACGGACTAACCTCAGATAAAACTAAATTTGCTTTCTCGAAATCCTCACTTTTAACAAAAAGTTTAACTCCTCCAACAGCATTACTCCAAATAGGATTTGAATCCACTGTATTATTATCGCGCAAGTAAACTTCAATTCCTTCAGATTCTAATTTTCCACTAAAAATTTGTGCTTCCGATGAATATTGGAAACTTCTAACTAATTTAAAATTTTCTTGCATGATTTAAAATACAAAGTCTCTTAGCAATTCTAAGATTTGATTAATTTCGTCTTGTGAGTTATAACTGTGAATACAAAAACGAAGGCGTTCTTGTCCTTCCGGAACTGTAGGCGAAAGTATTGCCTTTACATCAAAACCTTTGTCTTGTAGTTGTTGTGCCAAACGTTTTACATTTTCGTTACCCGGAATAATAGCAGATTGTATAGCTGATTTACTTCGAACAAACATTGGCTTTAAGCCTAATAAATTTTTCTGCTGATTAAAAAGTACAATGTTTTGGCGCAGTTTTTCGATTGTTTCTGCTTCTAAATCAAGTTGATGATATGCGGTTAAAATCGTCGAAACCGAATGTGGAGATAATCCTGTGGTATAAATAAAGCTTCGGGCAAAGTTTACCAGATATTCTTTAAGTTCTGTACTTCCTAAAACTGCTGCGCCATGACATCCCAAACCTTTTCCGAAAGTCATGATTCGGGCAAAAATCCTGTTGTGCAATTCGAAGTATTGCGTCAAACCTTCACCCTTTTCTCCAAAAACTCCCAAAGTATGCGCTTCGTCAACCACTAAATAGCAATTGTATTTTTCGGACAACGCAACAAGTTCTTCTAAGTTTGGGGAATCTCCATCCATAGAAAAAACAGTTTCAGTAACAATGTAAATAGTTGTGTTGGGAAATTTTATAATAAGACGTTCTAAGTCTTCAAAATCATTATGATTGAATTTATATGATTTTGCATTCGACATTACGATTCCGTCCCGAATAGAAGCATGACTTAATTCATCATACAAAATAACATCGTTTCGTTGCGGTAAAGCGCTAAAAAAACCAACATTGGCATCATAACCCGAATTAAAAATTAAAGCGGATTCTACGTCATGAAATTGCGCAATAAAAGTTTCTGCAATTTGGTATAAGGAATGGTTTCCCGAAATTAATCTCGAACCTGTTGCACCATTTTGAATAATATCATTTTCGATTAGATAATGATGTGCCTGTTTAAAAACAGCTTCAGATTTTGAAAATCCAATATAGTCGTTTGAAGAAAAATCGACAAGATTATTAAAACTTGGCAATTGTCTTAACGAATTATTTTGCTTTCGATTTTCGAGCTTTTGAATCAGGTTTTCCGGTAATTTCATAAAAGCAAAGTTATGAAATTGAAGTCAAATTAAATAAACAGCGGGTTTGATATCGCCCGCTGTTCTTTATTTAAGTTTTAAATCGCGCTGATAAATGGCGACTTTTTACTGTATTTAGATTCGATCATTTCAGAAATCATAAAACTTGCAATGTCATTTGCATTAATTTTATCTCCTGAACAATCTTCTAAACTAACTGAAATCTCTCCGCTCAAATCATTAAATTCAATAAAAGGAACTCTGACCTGAGTCCAATTTACAGTACTTGCAACCAATAAATCATAAGCTTTTTGGCGGTCTTCTTGAATTACAGGAAAATTAGCTTTCATCCAATCAGTTGCCATTATTGTTTTCGGGCTTTTTTTATCAAACGGAGTATCAATATTTAATCCGGCCAACAAAACATAACGTTCGATTTTGTAATCGTTCATTACTTGCAGAATATTCTTCGTAGCCAAACTTGCCACAAGCGGCTCATCTTTTCTTTGACCAACTGTACTAATTACAGCCTGACAATCCCGAAGTAATGATTTGATAGTTTCCAAATCAAGCGCGTCGCCTTTGATGATTTCGATTTGAGGACTTTGGATGGTAGATTTTTCAGGATTTCTTAGCAAGAGTTTTACGCTAAATCCTTTTTTCAATAACTGGTTTACAAGATAATTTCCAGTTCTTCCGCCACCGCCTAAAACGGCAACTTTATATATATTTTTCATTTGTATTCTTTATAAAATTTGACATAGATAATTTGCGTTTTATCAAGCAGATAAAACGAAATAATAAAAGCTTACTGAGCTTTTATAAACAATCAATATTTTATAAAGAGATTCTAATAGTTCAAATATACAGCTTTTAATAAAGCAAAAAAGCCATTCACCGCAGCGAATGGCTTTTAAATTTATTTTGAAATAAACACTTTACCTATAAACAGATTAATAAAGTGTGTAGGTAACAGTAGAACTTGTGGTACTATTAAAATTATAATTAGTTGTAACTGGCAATCCACGACGAATAAGATCGCGTTCTACAGCAGTAATTGGCGATTCGCAACAGCTATTCCAAGAACAGGTATACGTAGGTCCAAATGCAACAATTGCAGCTTTAACTTCTTTTTGATTCATTGAAGTTTTTGCAACAGAATCAGAACTTGTGGTCAGAGACATTGTCCCAAAACCTAATGCCAGTAATAGCATTCCTAAAAAAACTTTTTTCATAGTAAATTCCTTAAATGTTTAATATTCTGGACGTATTAAAAAATATTATAAGTTACAGTAGTACTTGTAGTGCTTTTAATTATAAAATTAGTACTTGCTGGTAATCCTCGCGCCGCAATATCACGCTCAATAGTAAAAATAGGTGACTCGCAACAACTATTCCAGGGAATGGTGTAGGTAGGACCAAATTTAACTTTTGCGACTTCAACTTCTTTTTGAGACATTGAAGTTTTGGCAGCATAATCAGAACTTGTAGTTAGAGACATTGTCCCAAAACCTAATGCTAGTAATAACATTCCTAAAAAAACTTTTTTCATAATAAATTATTTAAAATATTAATATACTTACAAATATTACCAGATCGTATAAGTTACAGTAGTACTTGTGGTACTATTAATAGTAAAATTAGTTGTACCCGGATACCCGCGTTTAGCTAAGTCATTATAAATAGGGGTAAGCGGTGATTCACAACAACTTTTCCAAGGAATTGTGTAAGTAGGACCAAGTACAACTTTTTTTTGATTCATTGAAGTTTTGGCAACATACTCAGAACTCGTAGTTAGAGACATCGTCCCAAAACCTAATGCTACTAATAGCATTCCTAAAACAACTTTTTTCATAATAATATTTTTAAGTGTTAATATACTTACAAATATATCAGGTATGCAGCAAAAAATTTGCATATTTTTTGCGTGTTTTTTGCATAATTTGTTAATTTTCTGACATTTAATTTAAAAGACGATTTATCTTCTTTAAACATGGAGTATAAAAAAACCCGATATTAATATCTGACTTTTCATCTTTATTTTAAAATTCTCTCACATTACATGATCTCAGAGCGCATATCATTGTTAATTAAAACCTTAATATCTCTAATTTTCAAATTATAAACTGATTCTTACTAATTTGTATATTGCATTAAAAAAAAGAGAAAAATGAAGATTATTTGTAAAAACTGTGAAACACCTAATTATCCAGATTTCAAGTATTGTCCTGAATGCAGTCAAAAAGTTAACTTGCATCGCATAAGTCCGCATGAGGTTTTTCATGAAGCTGTTCATTATTTTACTCATGCTGACAAAGGCATTTTTCAACTCATTAGGGATTTAGCTTTAAAAAGCGGACTTGTAGCCAGAGAATATATCAATGGTAAAAGAAAAAAGTACTTTGCGCCACTTAATTTTTTCTTATTGGTTGCAGCCATTTTTGTTTTCATTTCTAATATCCCAAAAGAAACACCACCTATTGATATTCAAAAAGAAAATCAGGAACTCAGCGCGATTTCAGATCCGATTCAAAAAGAAAAAATCATACATCTTTATGAACGAAAAGAAAAAATGCTTCATTTCATGAGAAAGTACTCAAATCTAATGGCAATGATGGCTTTACCGCTTACTGCATTTTTCTTTTGGCTGTTTTATAAAAAAGAAAACTACAACTATACAGAACATTTGGTCGCAGGAATGTATATGCTGGGCTTTTGTATACTGGTCAATACACTTTTAATTTTGCCTATTTCTTTATTATTACATCTCTCAGGTAATTATCAGGCTTTGTTTTTTCTACTGTTTCAGCTCTTCTATTTTACTGTCTTTTATTATAAGTTTATAAATAAAAGCGCTAAACTTCAATTTCTAAAAGCTTTTGGAATAAGTGCTTTCGGTATTATAGCTTGGGCAATTATCTCCGGATTAACTGTAAATGCATATGTTTCCACCGGATTTTGGGGAATAGCACAATAATAGAAAATCATTAATCGAAAATAAGCACAAAAAAAAAGCCATTCGCATAACGAATGGCTTTTTATATTTATTCTAAAATTGTTTTAGTCAACTAATACAATAATTTTATTGTCTTTCATCTCGATAGTACCTGACGTAATTTCTAATGTATAGGTTTGGTCATTTACTTTCGTGAATTTACTCGCTACCTCTTTAGGAAAATTGAAACTTGGCGCTGCAATTTTAATAGTTCCTTTTTCTAAAATAGAAACGATAGGCGCGTGGTGATTCAATATTTGAAAGCTTCCATCAACTCCAGGCAATGTAACAGCTGTTACTTCTCCTGAAAATAATTTTGCTTCTGGTGATACTATTTCTAAAATCATCTTTTTTTAGTTATGAGTTATAAGTTATGAGTTATAAGTGAGTTGAAACTCATAATTTATAACTCATAATTCATAATTATATTAAGCTTCAGCTAACATTTTTTCTCCAGCTTCGATAGCATCCTGAATAGAACCTTTCAAGTTGAAAGCTGCTTCTGGAAGGTGATCTAACTCACCGTCGATAATCATGTTAAATCCTTTGATAGTATCTTTAATGTCAACCAAAACTCCAGGAATACCTGTAAATTGCTCCGCTACGTGGAAAGGTTGAGATAAGAAACGTTGAACACGACGTGCTCTAGATACTGATAATTTATCTTCTTCAGATAACTCTTCCATACCTAAGATCGCAATAATATCTTGCAATTGTTTGTATTTTTGAAGAATCTCTTTTACTCTTTGTGCACAGTCGTAGTGCTCATTTCCTAAGATTTGAGGAGTCAAAATTCTTGAAGTAGAATCTAACGGGTCAACCGCTGGATAAATACCTAACTCAGCAATTTTACGAGACAATACAGTTGTAGCATCTAAGTGGGCGAAAGTTGTAGCCGGCGCCGGGTCAGTTAAGTCATCCGCAGGAACATAAACCGCCTGTACAGATGTAATAGATCCTTTGTTTGTAGATGTAATACGCTCTTGCATAGCTCCCATCTCTGTTGCTAGAGTTGGTTGGTATCCTACTGCAGAAGGCATACGTCCTAAAAGTGCTGATACCTCAGAACCTGCTTGTGTAAAACGGAAGATGTTAT
This genomic window from Flavobacterium sp. 9 contains:
- the bioA gene encoding adenosylmethionine--8-amino-7-oxononanoate transaminase: MTLTEKDSQYLWHPYTQHKTSQTPIAISRGEGALLWDENNKEYIDAIASWWVNPFGHSNKIIADAIYKQLTTLEHVLFGGFTHEPAINVAEKLIEILPKNQQKIFFSDNGSTAVEVAIKVALQYFFNKGEKRTTIIAFENAFHGDTFAAMAASGISFYTQAFQGMFIDVVRIPVPIKGQEQESFDALRNVIQNHNCAGFIFEPLVQGAAGMVMYEPEALAKLIQICSQNKVLTIADEVMTGFGKTGKTFAMDYVSEVPDMICLSKALTGGTIPMAITTFTQEVFDAFYDDDINKALFHGHTFTANPTGCAAALASIDLLQTEEMQANIQRINASHLNFQKKIEKHSKVITARTLGVIFAVEIKSDSDESYYGSMRTKLYNFFIENGIVLRPVGNIVYILPPYIMTDEQLQKVYKTIEEAIEMV
- the bioD gene encoding dethiobiotin synthase, translating into MKIFVTGISTDVGKTIASSIIVESLEADYWKPIQAGDLDNSDSHKIKSKISNLKSKIFENSYKLNTPASPHLAAEIDGITIDLKEIKEPETENHLVIEGAGGIFVPLNETDTIVDLIKPDYKVIVVSRHYLGSINHTLLTIEAIRNRGFEVAGIIFSGSENKSTESLILNKTGIKSIGRIDEEPYFDQNVIREYAELFRDNLLNL
- a CDS encoding RNA polymerase sigma factor yields the protein MKEKEQEFLNRIEKHKGILYKVSKMYMDNHDDQQDLFQEIVCQLWKSYDSFRNESQFSTWMYRVAVNTAIVFLRKEKRKVDKYEIASENIKEDEGDSHIKESQIDHFYKAVQKLEKIDKAIIFYQLEGFSHKEIGDNLGISEGNARVKLNRAKEKLKEIIKNQGYGF
- a CDS encoding TraB/GumN family protein; its protein translation is MKNVFKSVVLLFILIFSGTANAQTKSPKLENSLLWEVSGNGLSKPTYLYGTIHMICSGDYSLSDKTKKAFDASEKLVLEINFNDPKEMAEMQQLAMGKEPLSKRLSPEQLSKLDAILKKSAGMTIQQVDAFSLVTVMSLISMKTFGCNDLKFYEMDFIEKTKAKNMEIAGLETVKSQFKSLNDAYSDSEMIAMLEESDTELTKEMVVAYKQENLEELYKVTTTENVMNDKAKKYMLYERNLNWVKALPEMMKKESLFVAVGSAHLAGDLGLINLLKKAGYTVKPIMK
- a CDS encoding DUF2007 domain-containing protein, with the translated sequence MQENFKLVRSFQYSSEAQIFSGKLESEGIEVYLRDNNTVDSNPIWSNAVGGVKLFVKSEDFEKANLVLSEVSPFSFDENNRLLKCPNCGAEEIEMVTSIKDLKTLLAFVFSLLFVLMPFYSRHRYKCNKCKFEFN
- a CDS encoding pyridoxal phosphate-dependent aminotransferase family protein, yielding MKLPENLIQKLENRKQNNSLRQLPSFNNLVDFSSNDYIGFSKSEAVFKQAHHYLIENDIIQNGATGSRLISGNHSLYQIAETFIAQFHDVESALIFNSGYDANVGFFSALPQRNDVILYDELSHASIRDGIVMSNAKSYKFNHNDFEDLERLIIKFPNTTIYIVTETVFSMDGDSPNLEELVALSEKYNCYLVVDEAHTLGVFGEKGEGLTQYFELHNRIFARIMTFGKGLGCHGAAVLGSTELKEYLVNFARSFIYTTGLSPHSVSTILTAYHQLDLEAETIEKLRQNIVLFNQQKNLLGLKPMFVRSKSAIQSAIIPGNENVKRLAQQLQDKGFDVKAILSPTVPEGQERLRFCIHSYNSQDEINQILELLRDFVF
- a CDS encoding NAD(P)-dependent oxidoreductase; translated protein: MKNIYKVAVLGGGGRTGNYLVNQLLKKGFSVKLLLRNPEKSTIQSPQIEIIKGDALDLETIKSLLRDCQAVISTVGQRKDEPLVASLATKNILQVMNDYKIERYVLLAGLNIDTPFDKKSPKTIMATDWMKANFPVIQEDRQKAYDLLVASTVNWTQVRVPFIEFNDLSGEISVSLEDCSGDKINANDIASFMISEMIESKYSKKSPFISAI
- a CDS encoding DUF3667 domain-containing protein encodes the protein MKIICKNCETPNYPDFKYCPECSQKVNLHRISPHEVFHEAVHYFTHADKGIFQLIRDLALKSGLVAREYINGKRKKYFAPLNFFLLVAAIFVFISNIPKETPPIDIQKENQELSAISDPIQKEKIIHLYERKEKMLHFMRKYSNLMAMMALPLTAFFFWLFYKKENYNYTEHLVAGMYMLGFCILVNTLLILPISLLLHLSGNYQALFFLLFQLFYFTVFYYKFINKSAKLQFLKAFGISAFGIIAWAIISGLTVNAYVSTGFWGIAQ
- a CDS encoding F0F1 ATP synthase subunit epsilon codes for the protein MILEIVSPEAKLFSGEVTAVTLPGVDGSFQILNHHAPIVSILEKGTIKIAAPSFNFPKEVASKFTKVNDQTYTLEITSGTIEMKDNKIIVLVD